The Streptomyces sp. Alt3 genome has a segment encoding these proteins:
- a CDS encoding ABC transporter ATP-binding protein encodes MFTSPFRHASRPAAVTAAPAAALNGHDLLLRYGGKPVVHGVSIALEPGRATALVGPNGSGKSTLLRALSRLHRVDGGKVTLGAAEGEPERDAALLSARQFAREVTLFSQSRPAPQGLTVAEVVAFGRHPYRRGFAGQTAEDRTAIDHAMGVTGVRDMAGRPVGELSGGEMQRVWLAACLAQDTGVVLLDEPTNHLDLRYQIETLDLVRDLVQEHGIAVGIVLHDLDQASRVADTLVLMSSGRVHATGAPVDVLTAENIAEVYDIRVEVGVDPRTGRLRIDPLGRHLA; translated from the coding sequence ATGTTCACGAGCCCCTTCCGGCACGCGAGCCGCCCCGCGGCCGTCACCGCCGCGCCCGCAGCCGCCCTCAACGGGCACGACCTGCTGCTGCGGTACGGCGGCAAGCCGGTCGTCCACGGTGTCTCGATCGCCCTGGAACCCGGCCGCGCGACCGCCCTCGTGGGGCCGAACGGCAGCGGGAAGTCCACCCTGCTCCGGGCGCTCTCCCGGCTGCACCGGGTGGACGGCGGCAAGGTGACCCTCGGCGCCGCCGAAGGAGAGCCCGAGCGCGACGCGGCCCTGCTCAGCGCCCGCCAGTTCGCCCGTGAGGTCACCCTCTTCTCCCAGTCGAGGCCCGCGCCCCAGGGACTGACGGTCGCGGAGGTCGTCGCGTTCGGACGTCACCCCTACCGGCGCGGGTTCGCCGGACAGACCGCCGAGGACCGGACCGCGATCGACCACGCCATGGGCGTCACCGGTGTACGGGACATGGCCGGCAGGCCGGTCGGCGAACTCTCCGGCGGAGAGATGCAGCGCGTCTGGCTCGCCGCCTGCCTGGCCCAGGACACCGGTGTGGTCCTCCTGGACGAACCGACCAACCACCTCGACCTGCGCTACCAGATCGAGACGCTCGACCTGGTGCGCGACCTCGTCCAGGAGCACGGCATCGCGGTCGGCATCGTGCTGCACGACCTCGACCAGGCGTCCCGCGTCGCGGACACGCTGGTCCTCATGAGCTCCGGCCGCGTGCACGCGACGGGCGCACCCGTGGACGTCCTCACCGCCGAGAACATCGCCGAGGTCTACGACATCCGCGTCGAGGTCGGGGTAGATCCCCGCACCGGACGTCTCCGTATCGACCCGCTCGGCCGGCACCTCGCCTGA
- a CDS encoding MBL fold metallo-hydrolase, which translates to MSPSIQVGPYTVIALADGEGPFFSSRSEAFPGATGEQWAAADRLDPGALDTDGRWWLQFRAFAIRSDQGVTLVDAGIGPADGPAASWAPVPGALPASLAAAGVEPSDVDTVVLTHLHTDHVGWAVVGEQAQPFFPNAAYVLQQAELDAIEQVNPQLRSSVIDPLRKAGQLRLLDGDTPLRGGERVVATPGHTPGHQSVLVASGRERVAVTGDLLVHAIQLLHPEVAYAHEMDPERARASRRQVLHGPPAGTLHLATPHLTEPFITR; encoded by the coding sequence ATGTCCCCTTCCATCCAGGTCGGTCCGTACACCGTCATCGCGTTGGCCGACGGGGAGGGCCCCTTCTTCTCGTCCAGGTCGGAAGCGTTCCCCGGTGCCACCGGCGAGCAGTGGGCGGCGGCCGACCGGCTCGATCCCGGCGCGCTCGACACCGACGGGCGCTGGTGGCTCCAGTTCCGGGCGTTCGCGATCCGCAGCGACCAGGGTGTGACCCTGGTCGATGCGGGGATCGGCCCGGCCGACGGCCCGGCGGCCTCATGGGCGCCCGTACCCGGTGCGCTCCCGGCTTCACTGGCTGCCGCGGGTGTCGAACCGTCCGATGTGGACACTGTCGTGCTCACACACCTCCACACCGACCACGTGGGCTGGGCTGTCGTCGGCGAGCAGGCGCAGCCGTTCTTCCCGAACGCCGCATACGTGTTGCAGCAGGCTGAACTCGACGCGATCGAGCAGGTCAACCCGCAGCTGCGGTCCTCCGTGATCGATCCGCTCCGCAAGGCCGGTCAGCTACGGCTGCTCGACGGCGACACCCCGCTGCGCGGCGGCGAGCGCGTGGTCGCCACGCCCGGTCACACACCCGGCCACCAGAGCGTGCTCGTCGCGTCCGGGCGCGAGCGGGTCGCCGTCACCGGTGACCTGCTCGTGCACGCGATCCAGCTGCTCCACCCCGAAGTCGCCTACGCCCACGAGATGGACCCTGAGCGAGCAAGGGCATCGAGGCGACAGGTGCTCCACGGTCCGCCCGCCGGCACCCTCCACCTCGCGACCCCGCACCTGACCGAGCCGTTCATCACCCGCTGA
- a CDS encoding helix-turn-helix domain-containing protein — protein MVRSSCGEVSSGMWLREADTVVRRSAALPEQRAVDPFVITAGFRIPPVPTEWSPHSHPMHELVWVRGGTLTSRVEDRVFTVSEGYGLWMPAGTVHGGRATAGAEFHDAFFAPDLTPFAFGEPKAIAMTPLLESLLTHLSRPDLDAAARARAESVVFDVLQPAEHQFALQLPGDARIAAIAEALLDDPADSRSLEEWARWLGVSDRTVTRAFRQSTGLSFAQWRQMLRVHRALTLLAEGLDVMSVSEVLGYAQPSSFIAAFRRVMGTTPGAFFDA, from the coding sequence ATGGTCCGGTCGTCCTGTGGTGAGGTGAGCTCCGGGATGTGGCTGCGCGAGGCGGACACCGTGGTGCGGCGGTCCGCGGCGCTGCCTGAGCAGCGGGCGGTGGATCCTTTCGTCATCACCGCGGGATTCCGGATTCCCCCCGTCCCCACGGAGTGGTCGCCGCACTCCCATCCGATGCACGAGCTCGTCTGGGTGCGCGGGGGGACGCTCACGTCCCGGGTGGAGGACCGTGTCTTCACCGTGTCGGAGGGATACGGGCTCTGGATGCCCGCCGGGACGGTACACGGCGGCCGGGCGACCGCCGGTGCGGAATTCCATGACGCCTTCTTCGCTCCCGACCTCACGCCGTTCGCGTTCGGGGAGCCCAAGGCGATCGCGATGACGCCGCTGCTCGAGTCGCTGCTGACCCATCTGTCCCGCCCGGATCTCGATGCGGCGGCCAGGGCGCGGGCCGAGTCGGTCGTGTTCGACGTGCTCCAGCCGGCGGAACACCAATTTGCCCTGCAGCTGCCCGGCGACGCGCGGATCGCCGCGATCGCCGAAGCCCTGCTGGACGATCCCGCCGACTCCCGCTCGCTGGAGGAGTGGGCGCGGTGGCTGGGGGTCAGCGACCGCACGGTCACCCGAGCGTTCCGTCAGTCGACGGGCCTCTCCTTCGCGCAGTGGCGGCAGATGCTGCGTGTGCACCGGGCGCTGACGCTGCTGGCCGAGGGCCTTGACGTGATGTCGGTATCCGAGGTGCTCGGCTACGCGCAGCCCAGCTCCTTCATCGCCGCGTTCCGCCGGGTCATGGGAACCACACCGGGTGCGTTCTTCGACGCGTAG